Proteins encoded together in one Mycobacterium simiae window:
- the usfY gene encoding protein UsfY, giving the protein MGDTYHDPVDHLRTTRPLAGESLIDVLHWPGYLMVVAGVIGVCGSLAAFGSGHQHEGMTVGVSGILVMVVGLVWLVVEHRRVRRIFNEWYLEHPDVSRQRPAS; this is encoded by the coding sequence ATGGGAGACACCTATCACGACCCCGTCGACCATTTACGAACAACGCGGCCCCTCGCCGGTGAATCGTTGATCGATGTGCTGCATTGGCCGGGTTACCTGATGGTGGTGGCCGGCGTCATCGGAGTGTGCGGCAGCCTCGCGGCCTTCGGCAGCGGACACCAGCACGAGGGCATGACCGTCGGGGTCTCCGGGATCCTGGTGATGGTTGTCGGCTTGGTCTGGCTGGTCGTCGAGCACCGGCGGGTCCGCCGGATCTTCAACGAGTGGTACCTCGAACACCCCGATGTGAGCAGGCAGCGTCCCGCCAGCTGA